The Nocardioides zeae genome includes the window CTTGATCTCCCGGCACAGCTCGATGCCGGACCCGTCGGGCAGGCGGGCGTCGAGGACCGCCACGTCGGGCCCGGTCTCCCGGATCCCGTCGAGCCCCTCGGCCACGGTGCCGGCCTCCCCGACCACTTCCAGGTCGGGGTCCGACTCCAGCAATGCGCGCAACCCCCGACGTACGACCTCGTGATCGTCGACCAGGAACACGCGAACGGCGGAGCTCATGGGGCCACTCTGCGTCGGATCGGGTCGAAAGTCCTAGTGATGCGACGGGATCGCCCGTTGGAAGGGGGACGAGACTGGCACCACAGCGGGGATTGGTTGCATCTAGCAACCAAGGGCGTATGGTTGTCATCAGCAACCAAAACGGCGTCCCGTCGTGAAACCCCCGCACGGAATCGAAGGTCCCCGCATGGCACACGAACCCCATCACGAGCCCCACCACGAGCCCCACCACCTGGCCGTCGACCCCGAGGTCCGGTCCGACGTCCCGATGACCCACCGGGAGATCCTCTCGGTGATGTCGGGCCTCCTGCTCGCGATGTTCGTCGCGATGCTGTCCTCGACGATCGTCACCAACGCCCTGCCCCGCATCGTCGTCGACCTCAATGGCGGCGAGGCCGGCTACACGTGGGTGGTCGTCGCCACGCTCCTCACCATGACGGCGTCCACCCCGATCTGGGGCAAGCTCGCCGACCTGGTCGACAAGAAGCTGCTCGTGCAGATCGCCCTGGTGACCTACGCCGTGGGCTCGATCGCCGCCGGCCTCTCGCAGAACATGGGGCAGCTGATCGCGGCCCGTGCCGTCACCGGTCTCGGCGTCGGCGGCATGACCGCCCTCGTCATGGTGGTCATCGCCACGATCGTCACGCCGCGCGAGCGCGGCCGCTACTCGGGCTACATCGGTGCCGTCTTCGCCATGGCGACCGTGAGCGGCCCGCTCATCGGTGGCCTCATCGTCGACACCCCCGGCCTCGGCTGGCGCTGGACCTTCCTCGTCGGCGTCCCCGTCGCCGCCGTCGCGCTCGTCGTCCTGCAGCGCACGCTCCACCTGCCCACGCCGGTCCGCGTGCCGGGTGAGCGTCCGTCGATCGACTACGCCGGCGCGCTCCTCATCGTCGGCGGCGTCTCCGTGCTGCTCGCCTGGGTCTCGCTCGCGGGCCACCAGTTCGACTGGGCCTCGCTGACCACCGCCGGCATGATCGCCCTCGGTGTCGCGCTCCTCGCTGCCGCCGTCGTCGTCGAGAGCCGGGTGGCCGAGCCGATCATCCCCCTGCGCCTCTTCGCCGACCGCACCACCACGCTCGCCACGCTCGCCTCCGTCATGGTCGGCGTCGCGATGTTCGGCTCGACGGTCTACCTGTCGCAGTACTTCCAGATCGCCCGCGGCATGAGCCCCACCCACGCAGGTCTCATGTCGACCCCGATGGTGCTCGGTCTCTTCGTCTCGAGCGTCGTCACCGGTCGGATCATCAGCAGCACGGGCCGGTGGAAGAGGTTCCTCGTCAGCGGCATGGTCGCCGTCGTCGTCGGTCTCGCCCTGCTCTCCACCATCGACGCGCACACGCCCCTCGTCGAGATCGGCGCGTTCATGGTCGTGCTCGGCGCCGGCCTGGGTGCGACGATGCAGAACCTCGTGCTCGCGGTGCAGAACCAGGTCGCGCAGCGCGACATGGGCGCGGCCAGTGCCCTCGTGACGTTCTTCCGCTCGATCGGCGGCTCGTCCGGCGTCGCGGCCCTCGGCGCCCTGCTCGGCCACCAGGTGGCCGACAAGGTGACGAGCGGCCTGGCGTCGCTGGGGATCGCTGCCGAGGGCTCCGGTACGACGCTGCCGGACCTCGACACGCTGCCGGCGCCCGTCCGGGACGTGTTCCAGGGTGCCTACGGCGACGCCACCGCGCTGCTGTTCCTCGTCGCTGTGCCCTTCGCCGTCGTGGCCCTGCTCCTCGTCAGCGCGATCCGCGAGGTCCCGCTGCGCACGACCCTCGACGTCGCCCCGTCGACGCCCGTCGACGAGCGCGAGGACGCCCCGGTCGAGGTGGAGGCGGCGCGATGAGCGCCACCGCCACCCACCCCGCGTCGAGCGGCCACGGCACCGCCGAGCTGGACCCGGACGTGCTGCGGGACCTGGAGCACCAGTTCTTCGTGCTCCTGCGGCGTCTCCGGCGCAACCTGGCCGAGCGCGGCCACGCGGTGGCGCCGGGCCTCACGGCCCTGGGCTACGGCGTGCTCGACCAGTTGGCGCGCGACGGCGCTGCCCGGGCCACCGAGGTGGCGTGCGTGCTGGGCGTCGACAAGGGCGCGATGAGCCGCACCGTCCACCAGCTCGTCGAGCTGGGCCTGGTCGAGCGCAGCAACGACCCCGACGACGCCCGGGCCCTCGTGCTGGAGCTGTCGGACCACGGTCGGGAGCGGCTCACCGCGGTGGGCCTCCAGCGTCACGCCGTCTTCCTCCAGGCGATGGCGGAGTGGACCTCCGAGGAGGTGGCCGACCTCGCGGCCACCCTCGGCCGCTACAACGCGAGCATCGAGGCCGCGCTGGCCGCGGAGCGCTGACGGCTCACGGCTCACGCACAAGGGGCACGAACGACACCCGGACCCCGGTCCGGACCGTCGTTCGTGCCCCTTCTCGCGTGGGTCGCGTCGTACCCGGTCAGTCCGCCAGGAACCACGCCGCGGTGTCGGGGGCGATCGTCGCGCCGGGGGCCTCGCCGCTGCTCAGGAGCAGCGAGCCGAGGTCGTCGGGCAGCGGTTCCGGCGCCTCGCCGGCGTTGAGCACGCAGGTGAGCGGGCCGCGGCGGTAGACGAGCAGCGCCGGTCCGGCCTGCAGCACGTCGACCTCCTCGCCCGCCGTGTCGGCGAACGTGCGCCGCGTCGCCAGCGCCGCGCGGTAGAACTCCAGCGTCGACCCCTCGGCCCCCGTCTGAGCCTCGACCGTCAGTGCCGCCCAGTCGCCGGGCTGCGGCAGCCAGGGCTGGGTGCCGTCGGCCGCCGGCCCGAACCCGTACGGCGCGGTCTCGCCGCTCCACGGGATCGGCACGCGGCAGCCGTCGCGCCCGATGTCGGGCTTGGCGCTGTCCTTGGTGCGGAACCAGGACGGGTCGGTGCGGTCCTCGGGGGCCACGTCGACCTGCTCGAGGCCGAGCTCCTCGCCCTGGTAGAGGTACGCCGAGCCCGGCAGGCCCAGCATGGCCAGCGTGGCCGCGCGGCC containing:
- a CDS encoding MDR family MFS transporter, producing the protein MAHEPHHEPHHEPHHLAVDPEVRSDVPMTHREILSVMSGLLLAMFVAMLSSTIVTNALPRIVVDLNGGEAGYTWVVVATLLTMTASTPIWGKLADLVDKKLLVQIALVTYAVGSIAAGLSQNMGQLIAARAVTGLGVGGMTALVMVVIATIVTPRERGRYSGYIGAVFAMATVSGPLIGGLIVDTPGLGWRWTFLVGVPVAAVALVVLQRTLHLPTPVRVPGERPSIDYAGALLIVGGVSVLLAWVSLAGHQFDWASLTTAGMIALGVALLAAAVVVESRVAEPIIPLRLFADRTTTLATLASVMVGVAMFGSTVYLSQYFQIARGMSPTHAGLMSTPMVLGLFVSSVVTGRIISSTGRWKRFLVSGMVAVVVGLALLSTIDAHTPLVEIGAFMVVLGAGLGATMQNLVLAVQNQVAQRDMGAASALVTFFRSIGGSSGVAALGALLGHQVADKVTSGLASLGIAAEGSGTTLPDLDTLPAPVRDVFQGAYGDATALLFLVAVPFAVVALLLVSAIREVPLRTTLDVAPSTPVDEREDAPVEVEAAR
- a CDS encoding MarR family winged helix-turn-helix transcriptional regulator → MSATATHPASSGHGTAELDPDVLRDLEHQFFVLLRRLRRNLAERGHAVAPGLTALGYGVLDQLARDGAARATEVACVLGVDKGAMSRTVHQLVELGLVERSNDPDDARALVLELSDHGRERLTAVGLQRHAVFLQAMAEWTSEEVADLAATLGRYNASIEAALAAER